The following proteins are co-located in the Bacteroidales bacterium genome:
- the guaB gene encoding IMP dehydrogenase yields the protein MSFFEDKILYEGLTFDDVLLVPSYSEVLPREVDLSSMFTRNIRINTPIVSAAMDTVTEDELAIAIAREGGMGVIHKNMSIEKQAAQIKRVKRAENVMIFDPITISLKATVGEAMALMSEYKIGGIPVIDENGILKGIVTNRDLRFENNRNRKITEVMTTSLITTNHQTNLEAAARILQKHKIEKLPMIDEAGKLCGLITYKDITKTKDRPLSCKDDKGRLRVTGAVGIAADTLTRVEALINASVDAISIDTAHAHTKSVIGILKDIKRSYPSIDVIAGNVGTGDAAKMLVKSGADAIKVGIGPGSICTTRVVAGVGVPQLSAIYNVSKAIEGSGVPVIADGGIRYSGDIIKAIAAGADSIMAGSLFAGVEESPGETIIYNGRKFKAYRGMGSIEAMQQGSKDRYFQDMEDDIRKLVPEGIAARVPYKGTLAEVIYQMTGGLRAGMGYVGAKNITILKKEGKFVRITNSGIIESHPHDVSITREAPNYSRKSFE from the coding sequence ATGTCATTTTTTGAAGACAAGATATTATACGAAGGTTTAACCTTTGATGATGTTCTGCTGGTTCCCTCATATTCTGAGGTACTTCCAAGAGAGGTTGATCTCAGTTCGATGTTCACAAGGAACATCAGGATAAATACTCCGATTGTCTCGGCAGCAATGGATACAGTTACCGAAGACGAGCTTGCAATTGCAATCGCCAGGGAAGGCGGCATGGGTGTGATACACAAAAACATGTCGATAGAGAAACAGGCGGCCCAGATCAAAAGGGTAAAAAGAGCTGAGAATGTTATGATTTTTGACCCGATCACAATCAGTCTGAAAGCTACAGTAGGTGAAGCAATGGCGTTGATGAGCGAGTACAAGATCGGCGGAATACCCGTTATTGACGAAAACGGAATACTGAAAGGCATAGTAACAAACAGGGATTTAAGGTTTGAAAACAACAGGAACAGAAAAATCACAGAAGTAATGACTACCAGTCTGATAACAACAAATCATCAGACTAATCTCGAAGCGGCTGCAAGGATACTTCAGAAACACAAGATTGAAAAACTGCCCATGATTGATGAAGCCGGCAAACTTTGCGGGCTGATAACCTATAAAGACATTACAAAAACTAAGGACCGTCCCCTTTCATGCAAAGATGATAAGGGAAGGTTAAGAGTCACAGGTGCAGTAGGCATAGCTGCCGACACTCTCACCAGGGTTGAAGCTCTTATAAATGCAAGTGTCGATGCAATATCCATCGATACGGCACATGCTCATACAAAGAGTGTTATCGGCATCCTTAAGGATATTAAAAGAAGTTACCCTTCAATAGATGTTATTGCAGGAAATGTCGGAACCGGTGATGCAGCTAAAATGCTCGTAAAATCAGGCGCCGATGCCATTAAGGTTGGAATCGGTCCGGGTTCGATATGCACAACAAGAGTCGTTGCAGGAGTAGGTGTTCCGCAGCTCTCTGCAATCTATAATGTTTCAAAAGCAATTGAAGGCTCAGGGGTACCGGTTATTGCCGATGGCGGTATCAGATATTCGGGCGACATAATCAAAGCTATTGCAGCAGGAGCCGATTCAATAATGGCCGGATCGCTCTTTGCAGGTGTTGAGGAATCTCCGGGCGAGACAATAATATATAACGGACGTAAGTTCAAGGCATACAGGGGAATGGGATCGATCGAAGCTATGCAGCAGGGTTCAAAAGACAGGTATTTCCAGGACATGGAAGATGATATCCGAAAGCTTGTTCCCGAGGGTATTGCCGCAAGGGTTCCATACAAGGGTACTCTGGCTGAAGTCATCTACCAGATGACCGGAGGTCTGAGGGCAGGAATGGGATATGTGGGAGCAAAAAATATTACAATTCTCAAAAAAGAGGGAAAATTTGTAAGGATCACCAACTCGGGAATAATAGAGAGCCATCCGCACGATGTTTCAATAACCAGGGAGGCTCCTAACTACAGCAGAAAATCATTTGAGTAA
- a CDS encoding RecQ family ATP-dependent DNA helicase, translated as MDKYRQVLTKYWGYASFKPLQEDIIRSIDAGEDTLGLMPTGGGKSITFQVPALANEGICLVITPLIALMKDQVARLKSLEIKALAIHSAMSAEEIDNALENAIYGDYKFLYVSPERISTRIFLGKVSRLNLSLVAIDEAHCISQWGYDFRPSYLKIAELRDHISEKVPFLALTASATAPVIEDIMKKLAFRGKNVLRTSFDRKNISYLVRRVEDKGIYIVKSVLKAKGSGIVYVRSRKRCKEVAELLVANGVSADFYHAGLSDELRDKKQASWTLGETRVIVATNAFGMGIDKPDVRFVIHWDIPDSLENYFQESGRAGRDNKPASAVLLFSPADKSRLIDNTRKKFPPVDKIKDIYEAVCNFLEVPLGAGKDNVYDFNMAAFVSKYRLPVIETYNSLQFLQREGYMEFTEEINNPSRVHFIVSRDDLYKFQVANESFDGFIKLLLRSYTGMFSEYVAINEEALSKKSAATRDTIYQYLVKLSAFHIISYIPGKKTALVIFTEERLERKALLISPENYLHVKEKYEVRLNKMIDYAESETRCRSVQLLDYFGEESDRCGICDICRERNELDLSKYEFDLILDEIKTLLETKNPDAEELVKLIEYPEDKVIKVIRWLLDHNKIIPDKERKLFWGG; from the coding sequence ATTGATAAATACCGTCAGGTTCTAACAAAATACTGGGGTTATGCATCTTTCAAACCGCTGCAGGAAGATATAATAAGATCAATTGATGCAGGTGAGGATACACTCGGACTGATGCCAACCGGCGGAGGAAAATCAATAACATTCCAGGTACCGGCCCTCGCGAATGAAGGTATTTGTCTTGTCATTACTCCTCTGATAGCGCTTATGAAGGATCAGGTTGCTCGGCTTAAAAGTCTCGAAATCAAAGCTCTTGCAATTCATTCTGCAATGTCGGCAGAGGAGATCGACAATGCACTTGAGAATGCCATATACGGCGATTATAAATTTCTTTATGTCTCGCCTGAAAGGATTTCAACAAGGATCTTCCTGGGAAAGGTCAGCAGACTCAATCTGTCGCTGGTTGCCATTGATGAAGCACACTGTATTTCGCAATGGGGCTATGATTTCAGACCCTCTTACCTGAAGATTGCAGAACTGCGCGATCATATATCGGAAAAAGTGCCCTTTCTGGCACTTACCGCTTCGGCTACAGCTCCGGTAATTGAGGATATTATGAAGAAGCTGGCTTTCAGGGGAAAGAATGTTCTCCGTACCAGTTTCGACCGGAAGAATATTTCTTACCTGGTAAGACGGGTGGAGGATAAGGGGATCTATATTGTCAAATCGGTACTTAAGGCTAAAGGCAGCGGTATTGTGTATGTAAGGAGCCGGAAAAGATGTAAGGAAGTAGCTGAACTGCTTGTCGCAAACGGAGTAAGTGCGGACTTTTATCACGCCGGATTATCAGATGAGCTCCGCGATAAAAAGCAAGCCTCCTGGACTCTTGGCGAGACCCGGGTAATTGTTGCCACAAATGCCTTTGGTATGGGAATCGACAAGCCTGATGTACGGTTTGTAATTCACTGGGATATACCCGATTCGCTCGAGAATTATTTTCAGGAGAGCGGCAGGGCAGGGAGGGATAATAAACCGGCCTCCGCAGTACTTTTATTCTCACCTGCCGACAAAAGCAGACTTATCGATAATACAAGGAAGAAGTTTCCTCCGGTTGATAAGATTAAGGATATTTACGAGGCAGTTTGTAATTTTCTGGAAGTACCGCTGGGTGCCGGAAAAGATAATGTTTATGATTTCAATATGGCGGCGTTTGTATCTAAATACAGGTTGCCTGTAATAGAAACTTACAACTCCCTTCAGTTTCTTCAGAGAGAGGGATATATGGAATTCACCGAGGAAATAAACAATCCTTCAAGAGTCCATTTTATTGTAAGCCGCGATGATCTCTACAAATTCCAGGTGGCCAATGAGTCATTCGATGGATTCATCAAACTTCTGTTACGTTCCTATACAGGTATGTTCAGTGAGTATGTTGCCATAAATGAAGAGGCTCTCTCGAAGAAGTCTGCTGCAACCAGGGACACTATCTATCAGTATCTTGTAAAGCTATCAGCCTTTCATATAATAAGTTACATTCCGGGTAAGAAAACTGCTCTTGTGATTTTCACTGAAGAACGGCTTGAGCGAAAGGCTCTGCTTATTTCGCCTGAAAACTATCTTCATGTAAAGGAGAAGTATGAGGTGCGTCTTAATAAGATGATCGATTATGCCGAGTCGGAAACACGATGCAGATCGGTTCAGCTGCTTGATTATTTCGGAGAGGAGTCAGACCGCTGCGGGATCTGTGATATCTGTCGCGAAAGGAACGAACTTGATCTCAGCAAATATGAATTTGACCTTATCCTCGACGAGATAAAGACACTTCTGGAAACAAAGAATCCTGATGCTGAAGAGCTTGTCAAGCTCATTGAATATCCTGAAGATAAGGTTATTAAGGTTATCCGCTGGCTCCTCGATCACAATAAGATCATTCCCGATAAGGAACGTAAATTGTTTTGGGGTGGTTAG
- a CDS encoding energy transducer TonB, which yields MKFKLLLFAMLLPTGLSGQKDTILYFDKSYNPVSSIDEAMSYEKLVRTSETKFALSNFNKIDGKWKKVYETKIKWKNDTSYILTSEFENLRTFHRVDSGYVIRDFSLTNPNSFFTWTGFSHTLFPLVRSGIWKSYNPVTGDLGFENLYDNNLLLSTKYWINDTTFIKDVFMSFDEAPEFMGGETALMNLLYSNLNYPEVSRKKRIQDRVMVGIVLLKNGQIIGVKAMNSVDKLLEQEAVRVVSLTQKKWIPAKIDGKNVNSFMFLPCSFVLK from the coding sequence ATGAAATTCAAACTCCTATTATTTGCAATGCTTTTACCGACAGGTTTATCCGGGCAGAAAGATACCATCCTCTACTTTGATAAAAGTTATAACCCGGTATCGTCAATAGATGAGGCTATGTCGTACGAAAAACTTGTCAGGACTTCGGAAACAAAATTTGCCTTAAGTAATTTCAATAAGATTGACGGGAAATGGAAAAAGGTTTATGAAACAAAAATAAAATGGAAAAATGATACATCGTATATACTTACCTCTGAATTTGAGAATCTGAGAACATTCCATAGGGTCGACAGCGGGTATGTTATAAGGGATTTTTCCCTGACCAACCCCAATTCCTTTTTCACCTGGACAGGCTTCAGCCACACACTCTTTCCGCTTGTGCGATCGGGTATCTGGAAATCGTATAATCCTGTAACTGGTGATCTGGGTTTTGAGAATCTGTATGACAATAACCTGTTACTGTCGACAAAATATTGGATTAATGATACGACTTTTATAAAAGATGTATTTATGTCATTTGATGAAGCACCGGAGTTTATGGGAGGTGAGACGGCGTTGATGAATCTGTTATACAGCAATTTAAACTACCCGGAAGTGTCAAGGAAAAAGCGAATACAGGACCGGGTAATGGTTGGCATCGTACTTCTTAAAAATGGTCAGATTATTGGGGTGAAAGCAATGAATTCTGTAGATAAACTACTGGAACAGGAGGCTGTCAGGGTTGTAAGCCTGACTCAGAAAAAGTGGATCCCGGCAAAAATCGACGGTAAAAATGTAAACTCATTTATGTTTCTCCCATGTAGTTTTGTTTTAAAGTAA
- a CDS encoding CHAT domain-containing protein, which produces MKKIFFFLFIILSLGFSEPQKQTKEDPGTLFNNFISLYDSGDLVNAEITLLKILEYKSLLNTDQLSGIYINLGAAYTLLGRYADALNYYNQAESLVVGKNNFLYNLAVIYANKALILSYQQSYTSAIEFYEKGIRVFLGFNDDNTKFLGLASAYLNLGILYNETKDYKSAENYLLKSNEIKQKYNLSGTELVLFNLARVYMNSGNPGKADEYFKKSISGFVKESGPDYYRLAEVYFDYALFLDSVKRDAESLKVLERALDICLKNYGEKQIYVSLAYKLIGDHYSGLNDYSTALQYYQKALIAVVPAFNNTDIYSNPSVDSSLFDIRLLDNLKAKSQALAKLAMQQDDSDLKVSSMGKSLETIDLALGLIETIRNNYMTEESRIYLAGNEKETYVFAASVGADLYALTKNDSLVLKVYSVVQRSKAAILRNEITGNDLLYSAAIPGSLRENLTRLSANIAAYNKLIREESKESDPEGTKTALMKDALFEMNREKERVTAEITSAFPQYAELIRKTVPVSPAEIQKNLKSDETIIDYLLSNKYTDGKRKLYTFLISRNKLLFRESSLDSSFLRNALILRGTSAISAGGKESFLDYTSALNYMYLSLIAPVEDLLTGDNLIVIPDEETGWLTFDAFIKKKPLPGQTDFEGLPFLINDYTFSYGYSSSLIFSDENHSGGKTGVIAFSPSYGGSNGSETDPASLGGAMNEISSLGKWFNSTLFTGENATKANFNSALSEPAIFHLATHAMPDSANSRYSYILFGSDGKGEESRRLYNYEISLSRLNSPMVVLSACNSGTGTLYSGEGLMSLARGFILAGASSVIKTAWEVNDEASSKIIDNFYKYLSKGKPKNESLRLAKLDYLESATPSRKNPYYWAAYEVLGDNSPVKENNKSVVILLTIVIVIPVAGYLFVYFRRRRSFAERSR; this is translated from the coding sequence TTGAAAAAGATTTTCTTCTTTCTTTTTATCATTTTATCCCTTGGTTTCTCAGAGCCTCAGAAACAAACAAAGGAGGATCCGGGGACACTCTTTAATAATTTTATCAGCTTGTATGATTCCGGAGATTTGGTCAATGCTGAGATAACTCTTCTTAAAATTCTGGAATACAAGTCACTTCTGAATACTGATCAGTTAAGTGGTATATACATTAATCTCGGGGCTGCTTATACTTTACTTGGAAGATATGCTGATGCCCTGAATTATTACAATCAGGCAGAGTCTTTGGTCGTTGGTAAAAATAATTTTCTGTACAACCTTGCAGTAATCTATGCTAATAAGGCCCTGATTTTAAGTTATCAGCAATCCTATACTTCAGCAATTGAGTTTTATGAAAAGGGAATCAGAGTATTCCTTGGTTTCAATGACGATAATACAAAATTTCTTGGTTTGGCATCTGCTTACCTTAATCTGGGTATTTTATATAATGAGACTAAAGACTACAAATCAGCTGAAAACTATCTTCTTAAGAGCAATGAGATTAAACAGAAATATAATCTGAGCGGGACCGAGCTTGTTCTCTTTAACCTTGCAAGGGTGTACATGAACTCCGGAAATCCTGGCAAAGCAGATGAGTATTTCAAAAAAAGTATTTCAGGATTTGTAAAAGAATCAGGTCCCGACTACTACAGGTTAGCGGAGGTTTATTTTGATTATGCTTTATTTCTGGATTCGGTTAAGAGGGATGCTGAATCTTTGAAAGTACTTGAGAGAGCCCTGGACATCTGTCTTAAAAACTACGGAGAAAAACAAATCTACGTTTCACTGGCATATAAGCTTATCGGTGATCATTATTCAGGATTAAATGATTATTCAACAGCATTGCAGTATTACCAGAAAGCCCTGATAGCCGTTGTTCCGGCTTTTAATAATACCGACATTTATTCAAATCCTTCTGTTGATTCATCCCTTTTCGATATCAGGCTTCTCGATAACCTGAAAGCTAAATCGCAGGCGCTTGCAAAGCTTGCAATGCAGCAGGATGATTCTGATCTGAAGGTGAGTTCAATGGGAAAAAGTCTTGAAACAATAGATCTGGCACTAGGTCTTATTGAGACGATCAGGAACAACTACATGACTGAAGAGAGCCGTATCTACCTGGCAGGAAATGAGAAAGAGACTTATGTTTTTGCCGCTTCAGTTGGTGCTGACCTTTATGCACTTACAAAAAATGATTCACTTGTTCTTAAGGTTTATTCTGTTGTCCAGCGTTCAAAGGCCGCCATACTGCGTAATGAGATTACAGGTAACGACCTGCTGTACTCTGCAGCAATTCCCGGTTCACTCCGGGAGAACCTGACCAGGCTCTCTGCGAATATTGCAGCATATAACAAGCTTATCCGGGAGGAGTCGAAAGAATCAGATCCCGAAGGCACAAAGACTGCCCTTATGAAGGATGCTCTTTTTGAAATGAACCGCGAAAAAGAGCGTGTTACTGCTGAAATCACAAGTGCTTTTCCACAGTATGCCGAACTTATAAGAAAAACTGTTCCGGTTTCTCCGGCTGAGATTCAGAAAAATCTTAAGAGTGACGAGACTATAATCGATTACCTTCTGTCGAATAAGTATACCGATGGAAAACGTAAACTCTATACTTTCCTGATCTCACGTAATAAACTGCTCTTCCGCGAGAGCAGCCTTGACTCTTCCTTCCTCAGAAACGCACTTATTCTAAGAGGCACATCCGCGATATCGGCCGGTGGAAAGGAGAGCTTCCTCGATTATACATCCGCTCTCAATTACATGTATCTCAGTCTTATTGCCCCGGTTGAAGATCTTCTGACGGGTGATAATCTGATTGTTATTCCCGACGAGGAGACAGGCTGGCTTACCTTCGATGCTTTTATTAAGAAGAAACCACTGCCCGGACAAACAGATTTTGAGGGCCTCCCGTTCCTTATAAACGATTATACCTTTTCTTACGGCTACTCTTCATCCCTGATCTTTTCAGATGAGAATCATTCAGGCGGCAAAACAGGTGTTATTGCTTTCTCCCCGTCTTATGGGGGATCCAACGGTTCGGAGACAGATCCGGCAAGCCTTGGAGGAGCAATGAATGAGATCTCATCGCTCGGCAAATGGTTTAACAGCACTCTCTTCACAGGAGAGAATGCAACCAAAGCCAACTTCAATTCAGCGCTGAGCGAACCGGCTATTTTTCACCTTGCAACGCATGCAATGCCCGACTCCGCCAATTCGCGTTACTCATATATTCTTTTCGGCAGCGACGGTAAAGGGGAGGAGAGCAGGCGTCTCTACAATTACGAAATAAGTCTCAGCCGTCTGAACTCGCCAATGGTTGTGCTTAGTGCATGTAATTCAGGAACCGGAACATTGTATTCAGGTGAGGGACTGATGAGTCTGGCACGCGGTTTTATTCTTGCCGGGGCCTCTTCTGTAATTAAGACAGCATGGGAGGTTAACGATGAGGCCAGTTCAAAAATAATTGACAATTTCTATAAATATCTTTCGAAGGGTAAACCGAAAAATGAATCTCTGAGACTCGCAAAGCTTGATTATCTTGAATCAGCTACACCTTCACGTAAGAATCCGTATTACTGGGCAGCATATGAGGTTTTGGGTGATAATTCCCCAGTTAAGGAAAACAACAAATCTGTTGTTATTTTATTAACAATAGTGATAGTTATTCCTGTTGCCGGATATTTGTTCGTCTATTTCAGACGGCGCAGAAGTTTCGCAGAACGGTCGCGGTAG
- a CDS encoding sigma-70 family RNA polymerase sigma factor, with amino-acid sequence MKEFTDSEIIECLRKRQSYVVRYLSDRYSPMVRLMVRNTGGNDEDADDIFQDGLMIMLEKIDNRNFVLTCKLKTYLYCICEHLWKDVLDKRTAAANYFSRRDDAEGEEDRSEEMDNQLREEIFKEVFETLEPLSKKILKMYWQDLGPQEIADKLGYTYNYVRKKKSEAQSELCEKVKQHPGYRRLMKTEMAAREVVH; translated from the coding sequence GTGAAAGAGTTTACCGACAGCGAAATTATCGAATGCCTGAGAAAACGTCAGAGCTATGTTGTCAGATACCTGTCTGACAGGTATTCGCCTATGGTAAGGCTCATGGTGCGGAATACCGGCGGAAATGATGAGGATGCTGATGATATTTTCCAGGACGGGCTGATGATAATGCTCGAGAAGATCGATAACAGGAACTTCGTACTCACCTGCAAATTAAAGACATACCTATATTGCATCTGCGAACACCTCTGGAAGGATGTGCTCGACAAACGGACTGCTGCGGCAAACTATTTTTCGCGCAGGGATGATGCAGAAGGTGAGGAGGACCGTTCAGAGGAGATGGATAATCAGTTAAGGGAAGAGATCTTCAAGGAGGTGTTTGAAACACTTGAGCCCCTCTCAAAAAAAATACTTAAGATGTACTGGCAGGATCTCGGTCCGCAGGAGATAGCCGATAAACTCGGTTATACGTACAACTATGTGAGGAAGAAGAAGAGCGAGGCTCAGAGTGAGTTGTGTGAGAAGGTGAAGCAGCATCCGGGATACAGGAGGCTGATGAAGACGGAGATGGCGGCGAGGGAGGTGGTGCACTGA
- a CDS encoding endonuclease/exonuclease/phosphatase family protein: MRLITWNCQGAFRKKADLILAYNPDILVVQECEHPDKYVYNPTIKKPDSQYWYGDSRHKGICIHSFNEYKFELLPEFNPKFRYVLPFRITGNGHSFTLFAIWAMSSKENYDARYIGQVWLAINYYTDLLAGTTILVGDFNSNKIWDYKKRIGDHSDVVNKLTDSDIHSIYHRYFNIEQGKEEHSTFYLQRNFEKPYHIDYCFASAALSDKVQNVEIGNYKDWIAYSDHVPVIIDFGL; encoded by the coding sequence ATGAGACTCATAACCTGGAACTGTCAGGGAGCCTTCAGGAAAAAAGCTGATCTTATTCTGGCATATAATCCTGATATACTGGTTGTTCAGGAATGCGAACATCCAGATAAATATGTATACAATCCGACAATAAAAAAGCCCGACTCGCAATACTGGTATGGAGATAGCCGGCATAAAGGAATTTGTATTCATTCTTTTAATGAATACAAATTTGAGTTATTACCCGAATTCAATCCAAAGTTCAGATATGTTCTTCCCTTCCGGATAACCGGAAACGGACATTCATTTACATTGTTTGCTATATGGGCAATGAGTAGCAAGGAAAACTACGATGCGAGATATATTGGTCAGGTTTGGCTGGCAATAAATTACTATACTGATCTGTTAGCTGGTACCACAATTTTGGTAGGTGATTTCAATAGTAACAAAATCTGGGATTACAAAAAGAGGATAGGGGATCATTCTGATGTTGTTAATAAATTAACAGATAGTGACATACACAGCATTTATCATCGATATTTCAATATAGAACAAGGGAAAGAAGAACACTCAACTTTTTATCTTCAGCGTAATTTCGAAAAACCATATCATATTGATTATTGTTTTGCATCAGCAGCTCTGTCAGATAAGGTGCAAAATGTGGAAATAGGTAACTATAAGGATTGGATTGCTTACAGCGATCATGTACCTGTAATAATTGATTTTGGCCTATGA
- a CDS encoding TlpA family protein disulfide reductase: MKNIFVITLFLIVSDCFSQSNYYKLYNDSIYNQKRFDTYLDKMLKTLPAGYIVTPTIYHKQHKPDSIINFFTVVMTKGTKQVDNNKVKIIYKQDPVFMLLDKKLPKFTLKDINDKDFSSSQLIGKPSLINFWSIQCAPCILEFPELDKLIDKYGNKVNFISISENSKSEVLNLLKQKPFHFYHLVDGYDFKKSILKDGSIPKNIFLDRNGNVFEIKGGIPIEKDIITGKSKMARYQFEYILDRLLKL, encoded by the coding sequence ATGAAAAATATATTCGTTATCACATTATTTTTGATAGTTTCTGATTGTTTTTCTCAATCAAATTACTATAAGCTTTATAATGATTCAATTTATAATCAGAAAAGATTTGATACATATCTCGACAAAATGCTTAAAACGCTTCCGGCAGGATATATCGTAACACCAACAATCTACCACAAACAACATAAACCTGATTCAATTATAAATTTCTTTACTGTTGTAATGACAAAAGGCACTAAACAGGTTGATAATAATAAAGTTAAGATTATCTATAAACAGGATCCTGTATTTATGCTTCTTGACAAAAAGCTGCCCAAGTTTACCCTTAAAGACATAAATGATAAGGACTTCAGTTCCTCTCAACTGATCGGAAAACCATCACTTATTAATTTCTGGTCAATTCAGTGTGCTCCCTGTATTCTTGAATTTCCTGAGTTAGATAAACTGATTGATAAATATGGCAATAAAGTTAACTTCATTTCAATTTCGGAAAACTCAAAAAGTGAAGTACTTAATCTATTAAAACAGAAACCTTTTCACTTCTATCATCTGGTTGACGGATATGACTTTAAGAAAAGCATCCTGAAAGATGGCAGTATCCCAAAAAATATATTTTTAGACAGAAACGGCAATGTTTTTGAAATAAAAGGCGGTATACCTATTGAAAAAGACATAATAACAGGCAAATCAAAAATGGCCAGGTATCAATTTGAGTATATCTTAGATAGATTATTAAAACTATAA
- a CDS encoding type II toxin-antitoxin system prevent-host-death family antitoxin: protein MIAANYTEFRAGLKNFLDKVEDNNETLIIKRGSGKGTVLISLDEYNSIMETLHLLSSKKNAKRLFESIEQMKTGKKVKHNLIEE from the coding sequence ATGATAGCAGCAAATTATACAGAATTCAGAGCCGGACTTAAAAATTTTCTTGACAAAGTCGAAGACAACAATGAGACTTTGATAATTAAGAGAGGTTCAGGTAAAGGGACTGTTCTGATCTCCCTGGATGAATATAATTCCATCATGGAGACTCTGCATTTATTAAGTTCAAAGAAAAACGCGAAAAGACTTTTTGAATCAATAGAGCAAATGAAAACAGGCAAAAAGGTTAAACATAACCTGATTGAGGAATGA
- a CDS encoding Txe/YoeB family addiction module toxin, producing the protein MKIVFSKNAWEDYLYWQTEDKKTLRKINALIKDIQRAPYEGIGKPEPLKFDLADFWSRRIDLEHRLVYQVDDSDILIFACRFHYDKK; encoded by the coding sequence ATGAAAATTGTTTTTTCAAAAAATGCCTGGGAAGACTACCTCTATTGGCAAACCGAAGACAAAAAGACCCTCAGGAAAATTAATGCGTTGATTAAGGACATTCAAAGAGCTCCTTATGAAGGCATTGGAAAACCTGAACCATTAAAATTCGACCTCGCCGACTTCTGGTCAAGACGAATTGACCTGGAGCACAGATTAGTTTATCAGGTTGACGATTCAGATATCCTGATATTTGCATGTCGTTTTCATTATGACAAAAAATAG